In Flavobacteriales bacterium, the DNA window CTACAGCAGGAAGTGTTGATGACGGTAAAAGTACTTTGATAGGTAGATTGCTTTATGACAGTAAATCAATCTTCGAAGATCAGTATGAGGCAATTGCAAAGTCGAGCAGGGCAAAAGGTGAAGAAAACGTTAACCTAGCGTTAATAACTGACGGTCTTAAAGATGAAATGGAGCAAGGCATTACTATTGATGTTGCTTACAGATATTTTGCTACGCCTAAAAGGAAGTTTATTATTGCCGATACACCAGGTCATATTGAGTATACCAGGAATATGGTTACCGGTGCATCTACTGCCAACTTAGCTATTCTATTGGTAGATGCAAGACATGGTGTTGTTGAGCAAACTTGCAGACATGCTTTTATAGCAACTTTACTGAAAATTCCTCACGTAGTAATTTGCATCAACAAGATGGACTTGGTGGATTACAGTCAAGAAGTTTACGATAAAATCAGAGCTGATTTCAAAAAGTTCTCATCTAAATTAGAAGTTGCTGATATTCGTTTTATCCCTATCAGTGCATTGAAAGGTGATAACGTTGTAAATCGATCTGAGAATATGCCTTGGTTCGATGGCCCTACGCTAATGTATCAATTAGAAAACGTGCATATTGCTAGCGATAGAAATTATGTAGATTGTAGATTCCCTGTTCAAAATGTAATCAGACCAATGTCTGATGAACATCATGACTTTAGAGGATATGGCGGCCGTGTTGCAGGTGGTGTATTTAAACCAGGTGATAAAGTAACTGTATTGCCGACAGGCTTAACATCTACTATCAAAACTATTGAGCTTTTCGACAAAAAACTTGAAAAAGCGTATCCTCCAATGTCTGTAACTATGACATTAGAAGATGACATTAACTTGAGCAGAGGCGATATGATTGTTCGTGGGGATAATCAACCAGAGGTAACTCAAGACATTGAAATGATGGTTTGCTGGATGGATGATAAACCACTACAACTTAATGGCCTTTATGCTATCAAGCATACCACAAGAGAAGCCAGATGTAAAATTGTAGATATTAAGTATAAAGTAGACGTTAATACGTTGTCTCGTTTAGAAGAAGAGAATAACGTTGGAAAGAACGACATCGCAAGAATTACAATTCGATCTACTCAACCACTTTATATTGATAAATACAGAAGAAATAGAAATACTGGAAGTATTATTTTGATTGATGAAGGAACTAACAATACTGTTGGTGCTGGAATGATTATCTAGATCTTTTAATTTACCTCATAATTTATTGGAATAATTAAGGAGACGTTTACTGGCCTACCCGAATTTCTCCCAGGATTCCATTTTGGCATTCTATTCATTAATCGAATGGCCTCGTCGCCTAGTAGGCTATACGAAGAATGTTCTATTAAACTTTGTTTTACTTTGCCATTTTTTCCTATAACAACCTTAACATAGGCCACTCCTGAAATCTTAGGCATGTTGTTACGATCAAAGTTTTGGGACAGGTACTTGTGTATTTTTTTATTGGTACAATCTGCCCTCTCATCTTCTGTCGCATAAATTTCACATCCCTTAAAGCAAGGCATTATGCCTACATAGGGGAAGACTTCATTCGTATCGATTACCTCATCAGTATAGAAATCTTCGAATAAGTCCTCAATTAGATCTTGTATTTCTGTTACTTCTTCTTTATCCGGAACTATAAAGAACTCCGTTGAGGTAGACACTATTAACTTTTCGGAGACTTCCTTTTTGGTTTCAGGTTCTGGCTCGGAAAATATTACAATCGGAATCTGAATTTGATTATCATCGTCATGCACATCAATATCTGGATAACCTTTTATAATTGAAGCCTCTGATGTTCTCCATTCAAAGGCAATTAATGTAAAGGAAAGTGAAATAATTAATCCAATTTGAAAATAAATTGGTCTCATCTTTTCTAAAGATGAGGTATTTGTGTTTTTTGCTTTCATAATTAAAGTGTTATTAAATGAATAAAACTTTAAGTATTAAGCTAGGTTGGCTTAGGTAAAACGAAGTTTTACTCAACCTATTGCAACAAGAAAATATTTGATTTTACTGTAGATCGTAATTGATCGGCAAGTTAAACTGAACGCTAACTGCTTTACCCCTTTGCTTACCTGGAGTCCAAGGTGGCATAGCTTTTACAACACGAATTGCTTCTTCGTCGCATCCACCGCCTATTCCTCTTAATAATTTAACCTTATTTACTTTCCCCGATTTATCGATAACGAAAGTAACAAACACTCTTCCTGAAATACCGGCTTCTTTAGCCAATTCTGGGTATTTGATGTTCTTCCCAAGATATTTCATCATTGCAGGAATTCCACCTGGGAATTCAGGCATTTTCTCCACAACCATGAATACTTCGTCCTCAACAACTTCTTCCTCAATGATTTCAAGCTCCATGTCTTCATCATCCTCGCTACTTTCCATCTCAAGCTCTTCCTCGATCTCCTCGTCGTCTTCAACGATAACTAATACAATTTGCTTTGGTGGTGGTGGTGGTGGTGGCTTCTCTGGTTGCGTGATAGGAATAATCTCCTCTTCCGACATATCCATGTCTAATTTACCAAGACCGGATATTCCACCTTCGTAAGTTCGCCATTCTAAAAGTATAAACACTAAGCCCAATGCAACAACTAGCCCTATTTGGAGGTAAGTCTTTCTAAGGACTTCTAAATTTGCTTCTGGGTTTTTCTTTAATTCCAT includes these proteins:
- a CDS encoding GTP-binding protein; the protein is MEKEEFDNDKYMNMELLRFTTAGSVDDGKSTLIGRLLYDSKSIFEDQYEAIAKSSRAKGEENVNLALITDGLKDEMEQGITIDVAYRYFATPKRKFIIADTPGHIEYTRNMVTGASTANLAILLVDARHGVVEQTCRHAFIATLLKIPHVVICINKMDLVDYSQEVYDKIRADFKKFSSKLEVADIRFIPISALKGDNVVNRSENMPWFDGPTLMYQLENVHIASDRNYVDCRFPVQNVIRPMSDEHHDFRGYGGRVAGGVFKPGDKVTVLPTGLTSTIKTIELFDKKLEKAYPPMSVTMTLEDDINLSRGDMIVRGDNQPEVTQDIEMMVCWMDDKPLQLNGLYAIKHTTREARCKIVDIKYKVDVNTLSRLEEENNVGKNDIARITIRSTQPLYIDKYRRNRNTGSIILIDEGTNNTVGAGMII
- a CDS encoding energy transducer TonB, encoding MKAKNTNTSSLEKMRPIYFQIGLIISLSFTLIAFEWRTSEASIIKGYPDIDVHDDDNQIQIPIVIFSEPEPETKKEVSEKLIVSTSTEFFIVPDKEEVTEIQDLIEDLFEDFYTDEVIDTNEVFPYVGIMPCFKGCEIYATEDERADCTNKKIHKYLSQNFDRNNMPKISGVAYVKVVIGKNGKVKQSLIEHSSYSLLGDEAIRLMNRMPKWNPGRNSGRPVNVSLIIPINYEVN
- a CDS encoding energy transducer TonB, whose translation is MELKKNPEANLEVLRKTYLQIGLVVALGLVFILLEWRTYEGGISGLGKLDMDMSEEEIIPITQPEKPPPPPPPKQIVLVIVEDDEEIEEELEMESSEDDEDMELEIIEEEVVEDEVFMVVEKMPEFPGGIPAMMKYLGKNIKYPELAKEAGISGRVFVTFVIDKSGKVNKVKLLRGIGGGCDEEAIRVVKAMPPWTPGKQRGKAVSVQFNLPINYDLQ